One stretch of Oncorhynchus masou masou isolate Uvic2021 chromosome 9, UVic_Omas_1.1, whole genome shotgun sequence DNA includes these proteins:
- the LOC135545389 gene encoding uncharacterized protein LOC135545389, whose amino-acid sequence MKGSKTEYQETDETNPTQPTVPAHSPQSQHTAHSPSTQPQPTAHRTQSQPTVPPHSPQSQPTVPAHRTQSQPTVPAPAHSPTTQPTVPAHSPQPQHTVPAHRTQYQPTIPAHSPSPQPTAPAHSPQPQPTRHSPSPQSQLTVPAHSPTTQPTVPAHSPQPQHTVPAHRTQYQPTIPAHSPSPQPTAPAHSPSPQPTAPAHKTQSQPTVPAHSPSPQSQPTAHSPSTQSQPTARSPSPQSQPTAHSPSTQSQPTAPAHSPSPQSQPTAPAHSPSPQPTAPAHSPSPQPQHTVPAHSPSTQPTAHSPSPQPQHTAPAHSPTTQPTAHSPSTQPTAHSPSPQPTAPPHSPQPQPTAHSPQPHHTAHSPTTQPTVPAPPQSPQPHSPSPQSQPTVPAHSPQTHPIAPPHSPQPHHTAHSPSPQPIHTAPPHSPQSQPTAHSPSPQPTLPAHSSQPHHTAHSPTTQPQPTTQPTAPPHSPQSGQFS is encoded by the coding sequence TATCAGGAAACGGATGAGACCAACCCAACACAGCCCACAGTCCCAGCACACAGCCCACAGTCCCAGCACACAGCCCACAGTCCCAGCACACAGccccagcccacagcccacaggaCACAGTCCCAGCCCACAGTCCCACCACACAGCCCACAGTCCCAGCCCACAGTCCCAGCCCACAGGACACAGTCCCAGCccacagtcccagccccagcccacagTCCCACCACACAGCCCACAgtcccagcccacagcccacagccccaGCACACAGTCCCAGCCCACAGGACACAGTACCAGCCCACAATCCCAGCACACAgtcccagcccacagcccacagccccagcccacagcccacagccccaGCCCACAAGACACAGTCCCAGCCCACAGTCCCAGCTCACAGTCCCAGCCCACAGTCCCACCACACAGCCCACAgtcccagcccacagcccacagccccaGCACACAGTCCCAGCCCACAGGACACAGTACCAGCCCACAATCCCAGCACACAgtcccagcccacagcccacagccccagcccacagtcccagcccacagcccacagccccaGCCCACAAGACACAGTCCCAGCCCACAGTCCCAGCTCACAGTCCCAGCCCACAgtcccagcccacagcccacagccccaGCACACAGTCCCAGCCCACAGCCCGCAGCCCCAGCCCACAgtcccagcccacagcccacagccccaGCACACAGTCCCAGCCCACAGCCCCAGCACACAGTCCCAGCCCACAGTCCCAGCCCACAGCCCCAGCACACAgtcccagcccacagcccacagccccaGCACACAGTCCCAGCCCGCAGCCCCAGCACACAGTCCCAGCACACAGCCCCagcacacagcccacagcccacagtcCCAGCCCGCAGCCCCAGCACACAGCCCCAGCACACAGCCCCAccacacagcccacagcccacagccccagcacacagcccacagcccacagccccaGCCCACAACCCACAGCCCCACCACACAGCCCACagccacagcccacagcccacagcccacagccccaccacacagcccacagccccaCCACACAGCCCACagtcccagccccaccacagagcccacagccccacagccccagcccACAGTCCCAGCCCACGgtcccagcccacagcccacagacCCACCCCATAGCCCCACcacacagcccacagccccaTCACACAGCCCACAGTCCCAGCCCACAGCCCATCCACACAGCCCCACCACACAGCCCACAgtcccagcccacagcccacagtcccagcccacagcccacactcCCAGCCCACAGCTCACAGCCCCACcacacagcccacagccccaCCACACAGCCCCAGCCCacaacacagcccacagccccACCACACAGCCCACAGTCAGGTCAGTTCAGCTGA